The following coding sequences are from one Rhipicephalus microplus isolate Deutch F79 chromosome 3, USDA_Rmic, whole genome shotgun sequence window:
- the LOC142802898 gene encoding uncharacterized protein LOC142802898 produces the protein MNIDEKGEFSIGSDHNRIKLSFSRSSWRTIAKEHRNPAERHLPQSEYVAVAEAFEHNFQPTEPPTYDQFVLELRRIMKKQEIRVNSRGGLRRKGWWDEEVQGALSARRTANRLHRAAVRTSPGEECMSTWEEYLRLKREMQILVQSKRAQYNSRQLRDITEAGRNGANKFWKYVSSLDRQTPAPELRHHSSNLPVTDLAAHLMTHMQELFNPTHDESTSAVNGDTNDPHQPSEEDHWQITRITLERALPRISASTATGLDDIPAGLVKCLGKSAREHLAGIFNTILKNGPIPPDWQCGRVSLVCKRGGDAGLLGDYRPIMVTSVLYRLFAQVLKVWMSGWAEKRGIPSELQNGFRRKRRLEDNLFMLTQTIEVAGRESRGLLGCFLDVAKAYDSVPNEEFFHQLDQRQMPTVWTDFLRRLYAESSVVACFRVTRTPPVKVTRGLRQGCPLSPLLDMLYVAGLEQALLESGVGFAFRLMIVLLAERSSDLQRLVTLADDHLKSLGLHFDAKKLAILQFSGVETIDVQLPDGGSIPVSNQYRYLGVNLCTSADIYDKQEEHVRQASVRAANVLRRRSLWGCNRFVLVRELWKTVHVPVLTLANAVICLSAATRQWLERGQREVGRLTLACHGRVAVEAVQGDLGWSSYEAREARSKAAYEGRLRLMKDQRWARRVFRYTAIKGMNTPWPRRLQSVPQVLPFY, from the exons ATGAACATCGATGAAAAGGGTGAATTCAGCATAGGAAGTGACCACAACCGAATCAAATTGAGCTTTTCTCGATCCTCCTGGCGAACCATTGCGAAAGAACATCGCAACCCAGCTGAGAGGCACCTCCCACAGTCGGAGTATGTGGCAGTCGCGGAAGCATTCGAGCACAACTTTCAACCGACAGAACCACCAACATATGATCAATTTGTGCTCGAACTGCGACGCATCATGAAGAAGCAAGAAATTCGCGTAAATTCCCGCGGCGGCCTAAGGCGTAAAGGCTGGTGGGACGAAGAGGTACAAGGGGCCCTTAGTGCAAGACGAACGGCGAATCGCCTACACAGGGCGGCTGTTAGGACATCACCTGGAGAGGAGTGCATGAGTACCTGGGAGGAATACCTCCGCCTCAAAAGAGAGATGCAGATCCTCGTACAAAGCAAAAGAGCTCAGTACAATAGCAGACAATTGCGAGATATCACAGAGGCAGGGCGTAACGGTGCAAACAAATTTTGGAAATATGTGTCTTCGTTAGATCGCCAAACTCCGGCACCTGAACTTCGACACCACTCTAGCAACCTACCGGTCACCGACCTCGCAGCGCACCTCATGACCCACATGCAAGAGCTCTTCAATCCCACGCATGACGAATCGACCTCAGCAGTAAACGGCGACACGAATGACCCTCACCAACCAAGTGAAGAGGACCATTGGCAGATAACGAGGATCACTCTTGAGCGTGCACTCCCGCGTATCAGTGCAAGCACTGCTACCGGACTGGACGACATACCGGCGGGCCTTGTGAAATGCTTGGGAAAGTCTGCTCGAGAACACCTCGCGGGAATTTTCAATACCATCCTCAAGAACGGCCCAATTCCACCCGACTGGCAATGCGGCAGGGTAAGCCTCGTGTGCAAgagaggaggcgacgctggactgCTGGGCGACTATAGACCAATCATGGTGACGAGCGTCCTATATAGACTCTTCGCTCAAGTCTTGAAGGTGTGGATGAGCGGCTGGGCGGAAAAGAGGGGCATACCGTCGGAACTCCAGAATGGCTTCCGACGGAAGcgacgcttggaagacaatcttttcatGCTCACCCAGACCATCGAGGTGGCAGGAAGAGAAAGCAGAGGTCTGCTTGGATGCTTTCTGGATGTCGCCAAGGCTTATGATAGTGTGCCAAATGAGGAGTTTTTCCACCAGTTAGACCAACGACAAATGCCGACCGTGTGGACAGACTTTCTCCGGCGGCTCTATGCAGAAAGCTCGGTGGTAGCATGCTTCAGAGTCACCAGAACACCGCCTGTCAAGGTGACAAGAGGACTCAGGCAGGGCTGCCCTTTGTCTCCGCTGCTAGACATGCTATACGTGGCGGGACTCGAGCAGGCACTCCTGGAATCGGGAGTTGGCTTCGCGTTCCGACTTATGATTG TATTACTGGCTGAGCGCAGCAGTGACCTTCAGAGGTTGGTAACACTGGCGGACGACCACCTGAAAAGCCTGGGCCTTCACTTCGATGCCAAAAAATTGGCCATATTGCAGTTTTCAGGCGTGGAGACCATTGATGTGCAACTTCCCGACGGAGGAAGCATTCCGGTATCAAACCAGTACCGGTATCTCGGTGTCAACCTTTGCACCTCCGCAGATATCTATGACAAGCAAGAGGAGCACGTTCGACAGGCTTCTGTGAGGGCCGCCAACGTGCTGCGACGGCGGAGTCTGTGGGGGTGCAACCGGTTTGTACTGGTGCGCGAACTGTGGAAGACAGTACATGTGCCAGTGCTGACACTCGCCAACGCGGTCATCTGCCTGTCTGCAGCAACACGCCAGTGGTTGGAAAGAGGTCAGCGTGAGGTCGGGCGACTGACGCTGGCGTGTCATGGACGTGTAGCTGTCGAAGCTGTACAAGGCGACCTAGGATGGTCGAGTTACGAGGCACGCGAGGCAAGGAGCAAGGCAGCCTACGAAGGACGTCTTCGCCTCATGAAGGACCAGCGGTGGGCCCGTCGTGTATTTAGATACACAGCTATCAAGGGCATGAACACACCATGGCCCAGGCGTCTCCAATCTGTGCCGCAAGTACTCCCTTTTTACTGA